The segment CATATAATATTGAACGTATTGTTTAAACATCAACATATATCAACAAAAAAAAACAAAAAATTATCAATACAATATTGAAAAATATAAACAAATAATCCTTCAACAACAATTCGAACCAAAATACAATAATCACTTAACAAATAAACATATATTCATCATTATATATAAAGATTACATTATTTAAACAAACAATAACTAAAAACAACAAATATTAAAAAGCATATAACCATTTAATTGGATTTAAATATTAAAACTATTATTATAAAACCATATCCAAATAATAATTTGTCTACTAAAAAATAATCATCATAATCAAAGTATTAAAAAAAATATGCTAAAGTAAAAACAATGACCATTTAATAAATATAAACAATTAAGACATCTTGGAATGAATATTCTAAAAAACAGATAAAAAAATGCAAGGGGAAACCACTTAACATGGAAAATATGATTTAATGAGGGGAGTTCGCCAAAATTAATTTTACACTGGAAATGGTACAACTTCAAATTTTTTAAATTCAATTATTTTTAGAATTACATTATTTTTAAAAGTTATATCTATATGTAAAGATATACTTTTAATCATTTTTCATATGGAGATTATTTTTATTCTTATTTTTGTTAATAATCATTAATTAATTAGTAAAGTTTATATAGTAGATTATACATAATTATTATTATAAATTGAATTAAATGGATTGTTTATTTATGGTTATGAAAAATATGGATAAGAAACAAACTAAACTAATTATTAGAACTAATGATTACAACGTTCCAAGTGATCATATTTCTCGTTTTGTTGTTGATTTTATTGAAGATGCTTATGAAAAATTAGACATTAAAATAAATGAAAATAATAAAGGTAGACCCTCTTATAACCTTTGTTCAATGATTAAATTACTTATTTGGGCTAAATTAGAACATATGGATAGTGCTAGAATTATTGAAGAGATGGCAAAGTACCATGATATATTTAAGTTTGTTTGTGATGGAATTACTCCTTCAGAACGAACAATACAAAGATATCGGGATGAATACGGAGAATATTATGAGTTATTTCTACAAATGACACTGAAAAAAGCATCAGAAGAAAAATATACAGAATTTAATCACGTTGCTATCGATGGAACTGTGAAAAAAGCATGTAATTCCAACCATAATACAATCTCAAAAAAAGAAACCCAACTATTACTTCAATACTACAAAGGAGTTCAAATTGATGAAGATAAACTGGAAAACCTTCATAAACCTGCTAAAAAATTATATGAAAATCCAAATCTAAATAATGAAGAAAAATTAGAAATATTATACGACATAGAAACAGAATTCACACTCACTGGACAAGATAAAATACCAATGAACGATAAACAAGCACGTAAAATGAAAGGAAAAAAAGGAAACTTCTTAATAGCATATAATATACAATCAGCAGTTGATTATGATACAAAATTAATTTGTGCAATAAATGTCACACAAAGTCCAACAGACCATTACCAACTACCAGCAATAGCCGATAAAGCAATAAAAAATATAAAAAGAATACCAGAACATATGAGTGCAGATACCATCTATTTAAATCCCACAAGCTTATCTTACTTTAAAAATAAGAATATTGATGGACTAATACCAACAAGAAAACAATCCAAAGAAATAATAGGAAAATTAAACAAAAACCCATTTCATAAAGATCATTTCGAATATATCGGAGAAAAAGATGTATTTAAATGTCCAGCAGGACAATATTTAACATTTTACAATCAATACACAATACCAGACAAAGATCCAGAAAAACCAGCAAAAATAAAACGATTATACAACAATTACACAGCATGCAAAAACTGTAAATATCAAAAAGACTGCATATCACAAAAACAAACACACAGAACCATCACAGAAAACGGTAATAGATTACAAATAGAAATGTACTTTAAAATGGAAAAAGAAGAATATCAAGAAGAATATAGTAAAAGACCATGTGTTGAAGGACCATTCGGAACATTCAAAGAATTTTATCATATAGAACAAGAAGTTGTAATAGGAAAAACAAAAACAGAAGAAAGAATCTACTTAGATGCATTAGCATATAACATAAAAAGATTATACAACTTAAAATACAATAAAAACAATCAAAAAGAAGATATAATGAATTTTTGCGAAAATATATCCGTTAAACACCAATTAGCACTTGATGTAAATATATTTTAAAAAAAATCAAAAATTCATTTTTGGCGGACACCCTGAGAAGAATAAAAAAAGGACAATATGCAAATTGATTTATAAAAAAAAGGGATTGTCAACGAAAAAAATAGAGGTAACGCTTTAAAATCTATCATTATATTGAAAACTTTTAAATAACTGATTGTGGATAATTCAAAAATATCAGTCATGGCATGATATTATTATAAAAATAGAATTTGGGGGGGGGGGTGGTCAATGGGTTGCAATTATAATGGTCCTTTGTCTTCTCTTCCTTCTCGTATTCCCTGTCCGGCTTCTTTTCTAAGTGCATCCGGCTTAAAGAGCATCTTGACGACATTATCCGCGTGCTGTGTTGCACGGTTATGCATCAGTTCTTTAAGGTCCTTGTCGTTTATGCCCTCGTCTTCATGCACGAACACTTCAATGATATGTGTATTCGTCATTAATTGTGCCTGAATTAACCCGGTACTGGCCTCATGTGCACATAGTTTATCGATTTTTTCACCGCCGGGCATACCGAATGCCATGACAAGTTCGCAGCCTTCCTCTTCAATCAGTTTTTTAGCACTAACTGGTAAATCCTTAACTCCTGGAACGTATCTTTCGATAAACTTGACTCCTGTTACCTGTTTTTCTATTTGTTTGCGTGCTGCCTTTGCCATGTCATATCTGGCAAATGTTGTACTGGTTAATCCAATCTTTTTCATTATGTTACAACTCTTTTTTTTTTATTTATTTTTTGTTGATTATTTCTATTACTTCAAATGATTTTTTAAGTCTTTCAAGGTCAATAAATCCTGTATGGTACATCTGGCCGGTCACCATATCATTGACGATAACCTGTGCCGGTGCAAATACTTCCTTCGGCATACTGTAGAAGTCATGATTTGCCTCTTCAAATAGTTCAAGGAAGCTTTGACCATATTTTTCTGAAGCTGATGACGGTAAGTTTGCGGCCAGTTGTTCAAGGCTTTCTCCTTCATCAGGTTCTATGTAGTAGTATGCCCTTCCACCGAAGATTATTGCATCATTTGTTTTTCCCATTGCCTTTACGCTATCAGGGTCAACCGGTGTAATCGGTGTAATTGCGGCTGCATATGTTATCTTTGTAACGTCAAAGTCCATTACCTCAAACATTTTGTAGACGCCGCATTCAAGTGCACGGCCTGATATTTGTATTGAAGCTACAAGGGATGATGTTGGAGCGACTAATATCGTAAGGTTTTCTGCTTTGACGTTACATTCATCTGCTATATAATTTGCTACATTCTCATCAGGCAGGCTGTCTGCTTCAAGTGTTATGACGGCCACATCTGATTCTTCAACATATCCTGTCATTTCATAAATTGGGTTATTTTTAAACTTATGTGTCTGTGCAGGACCTGATGCTATGGCATAATAACTGTCAACGTCAATTTTCCATCCTGCCTTTTGTGAACCCAGGGTGGATAGTGCAGGAAAATCGGTTTTTACCTTAACTGCGGGCATTGCCATAATGTCACTTAAATCCCCTGGGATGGATATACCAACGTCACTTATACCACCAAGACATACTTTTGTGAATAATTCCCCACCTTTTATACTTCCTTTGGCATTTACTCCACAGTCTATTAATCTTGTACCATTAGGTAATGTTGTTGATATTAATTTGTAACTACTTGCGTCTTCAAACATTTTATCTGCTATTTTTTTAGCAGCTATATTCATACTCATTGTCATGATAAAAATCTCCATTAAATTATAATTTATAATTATTCTATTAAATGTTATTTCTAGCCTTTATAATTATCTATTACTCTTTTTAGCTTTTTTTATATTTAATAATTAACTTTTTAATAGTGTATGTTTAGGCAATCAGTATTTTTGTAGTATTTCTTTGGCTTTATCCCAGTCATGTTCATATATATGCAGACTCATTGCATGATGTACCATGTTGACTAGTTTTGTGTTGGTATTTTCAGCTACATAATAACCGACTTCACGTATCCCGAATAGATTGGGGAATGTTGCACCGCCACAATCGTTGCTTCTGAAAAAGTCGGTCATATACAGCTGGTCGTTTCTGATGAGAAATGCTATTTCTTGAAGACATGGAATCTCGTCCACGCTGTTATCCTGTACTGGGTCAATTGTTATTGCAATGGCACGACGAGATTCACGACAGTTGTTTAGTTTTTCAATACATTTATCCAGCTGGTCTACTTCAAAGTATTGTCTAAGCCTGTTACCATAGGTATATACAAATCCTTGACTATTGTCCGGATCCAAGAGTTCCTGCTTGTATGTT is part of the Methanosphaera sp. BMS genome and harbors:
- a CDS encoding transposase, with product MVMKNMDKKQTKLIIRTNDYNVPSDHISRFVVDFIEDAYEKLDIKINENNKGRPSYNLCSMIKLLIWAKLEHMDSARIIEEMAKYHDIFKFVCDGITPSERTIQRYRDEYGEYYELFLQMTLKKASEEKYTEFNHVAIDGTVKKACNSNHNTISKKETQLLLQYYKGVQIDEDKLENLHKPAKKLYENPNLNNEEKLEILYDIETEFTLTGQDKIPMNDKQARKMKGKKGNFLIAYNIQSAVDYDTKLICAINVTQSPTDHYQLPAIADKAIKNIKRIPEHMSADTIYLNPTSLSYFKNKNIDGLIPTRKQSKEIIGKLNKNPFHKDHFEYIGEKDVFKCPAGQYLTFYNQYTIPDKDPEKPAKIKRLYNNYTACKNCKYQKDCISQKQTHRTITENGNRLQIEMYFKMEKEEYQEEYSKRPCVEGPFGTFKEFYHIEQEVVIGKTKTEERIYLDALAYNIKRLYNLKYNKNNQKEDIMNFCENISVKHQLALDVNIF
- the ribC gene encoding riboflavin synthase, with product MKKIGLTSTTFARYDMAKAARKQIEKQVTGVKFIERYVPGVKDLPVSAKKLIEEEGCELVMAFGMPGGEKIDKLCAHEASTGLIQAQLMTNTHIIEVFVHEDEGINDKDLKELMHNRATQHADNVVKMLFKPDALRKEAGQGIREGREDKGPL
- the mch gene encoding methenyltetrahydromethanopterin cyclohydrolase, which encodes MTMSMNIAAKKIADKMFEDASSYKLISTTLPNGTRLIDCGVNAKGSIKGGELFTKVCLGGISDVGISIPGDLSDIMAMPAVKVKTDFPALSTLGSQKAGWKIDVDSYYAIASGPAQTHKFKNNPIYEMTGYVEESDVAVITLEADSLPDENVANYIADECNVKAENLTILVAPTSSLVASIQISGRALECGVYKMFEVMDFDVTKITYAAAITPITPVDPDSVKAMGKTNDAIIFGGRAYYYIEPDEGESLEQLAANLPSSASEKYGQSFLELFEEANHDFYSMPKEVFAPAQVIVNDMVTGQMYHTGFIDLERLKKSFEVIEIINKK
- a CDS encoding thymidylate synthase, which translates into the protein MAKFIRTNSIAKAWLTCVKKIMLEGHEVTDERGTLTKELQNVMIEITDPDDNTIPECSPWHDDRLETYKQELLDPDNSQGFVYTYGNRLRQYFEVDQLDKCIEKLNNCRESRRAIAITIDPVQDNSVDEIPCLQEIAFLIRNDQLYMTDFFRSNDCGGATFPNLFGIREVGYYVAENTNTKLVNMVHHAMSLHIYEHDWDKAKEILQKY